A genomic window from Bacteroidota bacterium includes:
- the mtgA gene encoding monofunctional biosynthetic peptidoglycan transglycosylase gives MKKFFHKIFKFLLKLFLGFLILSILSVILFRFVPVPFTPLMLIRCVEQITEGKELRLKKDWVSFDKIPNNLQLAVVCSEDQNFLKHNGFDFEAIEKAMKHNEKHKKKRGASTISQQTAKNVFLWPGRSWIRKGLEVYFTFLIELCWNKQRIMEVYLNIIEMGDGVYGAQATAKYFFKKDAHKLSRTESALIAAVLPNPRKFSIKAPSGYVRGRQNFVLEQMSLWGGILRYQEVGTK, from the coding sequence ATGAAAAAGTTTTTTCATAAAATATTCAAATTTTTACTCAAACTGTTTCTTGGGTTTCTCATCCTAAGCATACTTTCCGTTATTTTGTTTCGCTTTGTACCGGTACCATTCACTCCATTAATGCTTATTCGTTGTGTTGAGCAAATTACAGAAGGAAAAGAGCTGCGATTAAAAAAAGATTGGGTTTCGTTTGACAAAATCCCTAATAATTTGCAATTAGCCGTAGTTTGTTCTGAAGATCAAAATTTTTTAAAGCACAATGGCTTTGACTTTGAAGCCATTGAAAAAGCAATGAAACACAACGAGAAGCATAAGAAAAAAAGAGGCGCAAGTACCATTAGCCAACAAACAGCAAAGAACGTTTTTCTTTGGCCCGGCAGAAGTTGGATACGTAAAGGATTAGAAGTGTATTTTACTTTTCTTATTGAATTATGTTGGAATAAGCAACGCATCATGGAAGTATATTTAAACATAATTGAAATGGGCGATGGCGTATATGGTGCGCAGGCTACTGCAAAATATTTTTTCAAAAAAGATGCCCATAAACTTAGCAGAACAGAATCGGCACTTATTGCAGCTGTATTGCCCAATCCAAGAAAATTTTCAATCAAAGCGCCATCGGGCTATGTAAGAGGTCGTCAAAACTTTGTTTTAGAACAAATGAGCCTTTGGGGTGGGATTTTACGATATCAGGAAGTTGGAACTAAATAA
- a CDS encoding tetratricopeptide repeat protein encodes MSANKKVQKNTAKKTTPSNTLPWKNSVIAGILFICAFLLYGNTLGHDYALDDDIYTRKNTYIQQGFSALSDIFNKGSLHGFNGFNDAQYRPIALLNFMIEVQLFGLNPHVSHFFNIVFYGITCVFVFLFLLKLTNEKFTPLMALTGALLFTFHPIHTEVVANIKSRDELLSFMFGVISFYYVFKYLTTQKKNNYILSILFFGLACFSKETGLMFGIIIAILLFFFSTKTIAEIIKTSLPYIGIMFLYVIIRSQVMTSITFNEKIIVMNNALMAAKTPMEMFATNMVHLGKYLFMLFIPYPLSWDYSYNQITLVNFSDWKALLSLTTYIGLIIYSAVNFFKKDFLAFSFVFFFLTLFLVSNLAVKIGATFGERFLFAPSLAFCFAFPLLVSQINKNVFQKSSKTLILIIPILLIYSSITIPRNKVWKNNFELFKSGVITSPNSARAQFSLASEYRTQAEISTNPQEKAAFYGKSVEYFKNGLKIYDKDPDAYYNLGVSYYGMGDFANAKEVYLKTLELNPKYTNALNNLGVISFNAKDYDKALEYFLKVEALDKNHSDAIANIGASYHNKGDLKNAILFYEKALKIKPSALNVYDNAIMACQKNGNKEKEIYFTQLKQKHSPIK; translated from the coding sequence ATGTCTGCCAATAAGAAAGTACAAAAAAACACAGCAAAAAAAACAACTCCATCAAATACTTTACCATGGAAAAATAGCGTAATTGCAGGCATCCTATTTATTTGTGCATTTTTACTTTATGGAAATACATTAGGACATGATTACGCCTTGGATGACGACATTTACACACGTAAGAATACCTATATCCAACAAGGTTTTTCAGCTTTATCAGATATATTCAACAAAGGATCTTTACATGGCTTCAATGGGTTTAACGATGCACAATATCGTCCCATTGCCTTATTAAATTTTATGATTGAAGTGCAGCTATTCGGCTTGAATCCGCACGTTTCTCATTTTTTTAATATTGTATTTTATGGCATTACCTGTGTATTTGTTTTTTTATTTCTCCTTAAACTAACCAACGAAAAATTTACACCATTAATGGCTCTTACGGGGGCGCTACTTTTTACATTTCATCCGATACATACCGAAGTAGTTGCAAACATTAAGAGTAGAGATGAATTGCTAAGCTTTATGTTTGGTGTAATTTCCTTTTATTATGTATTCAAGTACTTAACAACTCAGAAAAAAAACAATTACATTTTATCCATTTTATTCTTTGGATTAGCTTGTTTTAGTAAGGAAACCGGGCTTATGTTTGGCATTATCATAGCGATATTATTATTCTTTTTTTCTACAAAAACAATTGCAGAAATAATTAAAACCTCGCTGCCATATATAGGTATAATGTTTCTATACGTCATTATACGTTCTCAAGTTATGACAAGCATTACGTTTAATGAAAAAATAATTGTAATGAATAACGCACTCATGGCTGCAAAAACACCTATGGAAATGTTTGCAACGAACATGGTTCATTTGGGAAAATATTTATTTATGCTATTTATTCCATACCCACTTAGTTGGGACTATTCATACAATCAAATTACATTGGTTAATTTTTCAGACTGGAAAGCCTTGTTATCATTAACTACATACATTGGATTAATTATTTATTCCGCTGTAAATTTTTTCAAAAAGGATTTCTTGGCATTTAGTTTTGTTTTTTTCTTTTTGACTCTATTTCTTGTTTCCAACTTGGCAGTTAAAATTGGTGCAACCTTTGGCGAACGATTTTTATTTGCACCATCATTAGCTTTTTGCTTCGCATTTCCGCTTTTAGTAAGCCAAATAAATAAAAATGTATTTCAGAAAAGCTCCAAAACACTTATTCTTATTATCCCAATTCTATTAATTTATTCTTCTATTACAATACCTAGAAACAAAGTTTGGAAAAACAATTTTGAACTGTTTAAATCAGGTGTTATCACTTCTCCCAATAGCGCCAGAGCACAGTTCTCCTTAGCCAGTGAATACCGGACACAAGCGGAAATAAGCACTAATCCGCAAGAGAAAGCAGCTTTTTATGGAAAATCTGTTGAGTACTTTAAAAATGGATTGAAGATATACGACAAAGACCCCGATGCATACTACAACCTAGGAGTTAGCTATTACGGCATGGGCGATTTTGCAAATGCAAAAGAAGTGTATTTAAAAACATTGGAACTAAATCCAAAATACACCAACGCACTAAACAATTTGGGCGTAATAAGTTTTAATGCAAAAGACTACGACAAAGCACTGGAATATTTTCTTAAAGTAGAAGCTTTAGACAAAAATCACTCTGACGCCATTGCCAATATTGGCGCTAGTTACCACAATAAAGGTGACTTGAAAAATGCTATTTTGTTTTACGAAAAAGCGCTTAAAATAAAACCAAGTGCACTAAATGTATATGACAACGCTATCATGGCTTGCCAAAAGAATGGGAACAAAGAAAAAGAGATATACTTTACACAATTAAAGCAAAAACACTCCCCAATAAAATAA
- a CDS encoding radical SAM protein, whose translation MERFYTLQGEGFYSGNAAYFIRLGGCDVGCHWCDVKESWDSSLHPNVAITDLVEDAVKSGTNIVVITGGEPLMHDLTLLTKLLQDKGLVVNLETSGAHAISGVYNWICLSPKKFKQPLPPLFDKANELKIIVFNKDDFKWAEENAKRVGGNCKLYLQPEWDKKDKVLPLIIEYIQQNPKWQLSLQTHKYINIP comes from the coding sequence ATGGAGCGTTTTTATACGTTGCAGGGAGAAGGATTTTATTCGGGCAATGCTGCTTATTTTATAAGATTGGGTGGCTGTGATGTCGGCTGTCATTGGTGCGATGTAAAAGAAAGTTGGGATAGTAGTTTGCATCCTAACGTGGCAATTACTGATTTAGTAGAGGATGCCGTTAAATCTGGCACTAATATTGTTGTAATTACCGGAGGAGAGCCATTAATGCATGATTTAACACTTTTAACTAAACTGTTGCAAGATAAAGGACTTGTAGTCAATTTAGAAACATCCGGAGCACATGCTATTTCCGGAGTGTATAATTGGATTTGTTTATCGCCCAAGAAATTTAAACAACCATTACCTCCTTTATTTGACAAAGCAAACGAGCTGAAAATTATAGTGTTTAATAAAGATGATTTTAAATGGGCAGAGGAAAATGCAAAACGTGTAGGTGGAAATTGTAAACTGTATTTGCAACCCGAGTGGGATAAAAAAGATAAAGTATTGCCTTTGATTATTGAGTATATTCAGCAAAATCCTAAATGGCAATTGTCTTTACAAACACATAAATATATTAACATACCATAA
- a CDS encoding PD40 domain-containing protein: MRKLFLHFILIFFIGNSVLAQIPPKYSTTSSKAIKYYESATKYFDARDNEKTISEAYKAIEKDPNFMEPYYLIADAYVDSRKLDKALELYERSFGVNPNYYPNAYYTAGAIAINMGQYEKCKLFLEKFLKFPNVNEVFKGTSEKYLLDCDFAIQAMRSPVPFNPINLEGAINTIDHEYFPSITADGKTFLFTRNLKDATAPAGYQEDFFVSKKNESGWQQALPIGTPINTLDNEGAPTISADGQILIFAACNRPDGAGSCDLYFSRKVGEKWTKPMNMGAPINTRNWETQPCFSSDGKTLYFVRGTVTREGIKNQDIYVCELKADGTWSTPLSLGATINSPEREESVFIHPDNQTLYFASNGHPGMGGMDIYVSRKLADGKWSTPINLGYPINTYSDENSLLVGPDGKLAYFASGREGGKGGLDLYQFELYDKIRPENLTYVKGKVFDSRTKKPVSALFELVDLSTSKIVLESESNMGNGEFLVCLTANKNYALNVSKNGYLFYSENFSLKDVMADISKPFQMDVPLQPIDTGMSVELKNVFFETGKFDLKPESVVELDKLVAFMNRNKNLKIEISGHTDNVGDKKANQQLSENRAKSVSEYLVKKAVDSTRIIYKGYGDAKPKVDNNSDSNRAKNRRTEFKIVSKM; the protein is encoded by the coding sequence ATGAGAAAACTATTTTTACATTTTATACTAATTTTCTTTATAGGTAATAGTGTATTGGCGCAAATACCTCCAAAATATTCTACCACCAGCTCAAAGGCAATTAAATACTACGAAAGCGCAACAAAATATTTTGATGCTCGAGACAATGAGAAAACCATATCGGAAGCATACAAGGCAATAGAGAAGGATCCGAATTTTATGGAGCCTTATTACCTAATTGCAGATGCGTATGTAGATAGCAGGAAACTTGATAAAGCGTTGGAGTTGTACGAAAGAAGCTTTGGTGTAAACCCCAATTACTATCCCAATGCGTATTATACTGCAGGTGCTATTGCTATTAATATGGGACAATACGAAAAGTGCAAACTTTTTTTAGAAAAATTTTTGAAATTCCCTAATGTCAACGAAGTGTTTAAAGGTACTTCCGAAAAGTATCTTTTGGATTGCGATTTTGCTATTCAGGCAATGAGATCTCCGGTTCCTTTTAATCCAATTAATTTAGAAGGTGCTATTAATACTATCGATCACGAATATTTTCCTTCTATTACTGCCGATGGAAAAACTTTTTTGTTTACAAGAAACTTAAAAGACGCAACAGCTCCTGCGGGTTATCAAGAAGATTTTTTTGTAAGTAAGAAGAATGAATCCGGCTGGCAGCAGGCTTTGCCAATAGGAACACCTATAAACACGCTCGATAACGAAGGAGCTCCTACAATTTCGGCAGACGGGCAAATATTGATTTTTGCTGCTTGTAACAGGCCGGATGGCGCAGGTAGTTGCGATTTGTATTTTTCTCGTAAAGTAGGAGAGAAGTGGACAAAGCCAATGAATATGGGCGCTCCAATCAACACTCGAAATTGGGAGACGCAGCCTTGTTTTTCTTCCGATGGTAAAACACTTTATTTTGTAAGAGGAACAGTTACTCGCGAAGGAATAAAAAATCAAGATATTTATGTGTGTGAACTAAAAGCAGATGGCACTTGGAGTACGCCACTTTCTCTTGGCGCCACCATCAATTCACCTGAAAGAGAAGAGTCTGTTTTTATTCACCCGGATAATCAAACGCTATACTTTGCTTCTAATGGACATCCAGGAATGGGAGGTATGGATATTTATGTTTCTCGTAAGCTTGCAGACGGCAAGTGGTCCACACCCATTAATTTGGGTTATCCAATAAATACCTACAGTGATGAGAATAGTTTGTTGGTAGGACCCGATGGTAAGCTGGCTTATTTTGCTTCCGGAAGAGAAGGAGGGAAGGGTGGTTTAGATTTGTATCAATTTGAATTGTATGATAAAATTCGCCCCGAGAATTTAACGTATGTAAAAGGTAAGGTTTTTGATAGCAGAACAAAAAAGCCTGTTAGTGCATTGTTTGAGTTGGTTGATTTGTCAACTTCTAAAATCGTTTTAGAGTCAGAGTCAAATATGGGTAACGGTGAATTTTTAGTTTGCTTAACCGCAAATAAAAATTATGCGTTGAATGTTTCTAAAAACGGGTATTTGTTTTACTCCGAAAATTTTTCGTTAAAGGATGTGATGGCGGATATCAGCAAGCCTTTTCAAATGGATGTACCTTTGCAACCTATTGATACCGGCATGTCTGTTGAGTTGAAGAATGTTTTTTTTGAAACAGGGAAATTTGATTTAAAGCCTGAATCTGTTGTGGAGTTAGACAAGTTAGTAGCGTTTATGAATAGGAATAAAAATTTGAAAATTGAAATCAGCGGACATACCGACAATGTGGGTGATAAGAAAGCGAATCAGCAATTGTCGGAGAATCGTGCTAAATCTGTATCTGAGTATTTAGTGAAAAAAGCTGTTGATTCTACTCGAATTATTTATAAAGGATATGGAGACGCAAAACCTAAAGTAGATAACAACAGCGATAGTAATAGAGCTAAAAACCGAAGAACTGAATTTAAGATAGTATCAAAAATGTAG
- a CDS encoding tetratricopeptide repeat protein: MSSKTKKSPAVQIPSTQKKIGAVWLGLLLVITFFTYYPSLQNNFLTNWDDHQYVLNNDDIKQLNSTNIKKMFTNYYIGNYQPITILSYALDYHFWQLNPKGYKTINLLFHLLNTLLVFQIVNSISKQKNISIITAAVFALHPMHVESVAWISERKDVLYSFFYLLSIKFYLSYLNTKKIIQFIYVLLFFVLSILSKSAAITLPLVLACITWYQQKEKHSLKNYLPIVLLLLISIVFGVVAIDSQKEAGATNMGPPFPITDRPFLIAYAILFYVVKFIAPINLCAMYYYPAKADGLLPVEYYISALALIALGWYIYKIKFLKKEILFGLLFFLFSISLTIQLIPIGRTIAADRYSYIPFIGLGFIVGNLYQHFIKKKIIGYVIAVIFLVFTGLTYQQTMLWKDVTVLFSDVIKKNPEVAHPYWVRAAVESELKQYDAAMKDFNEGIKYDSTFAEAFNNRGNISYNLKDYETAIKDYSKAIALDSNYQLPYNNRASCKRNMKDYKGAIEDYTKAIENDSTFFVGLHNRGLVKYTLQDYEGAIKDFDRTIQLKPDYADAYSNRGVSYYYLKNYPLALENYNKAIELNPNYSEAYSNRAAVKYYTNDLKGACDDWGKALQLNFSGAKQMLDTYCK, translated from the coding sequence ATGAGCAGCAAAACAAAGAAATCCCCTGCTGTACAAATACCAAGTACTCAAAAAAAAATAGGTGCAGTTTGGTTGGGTCTTTTGTTAGTAATTACATTTTTCACTTATTACCCTTCTCTACAAAACAATTTTCTTACCAATTGGGATGACCATCAATACGTACTAAACAATGATGACATCAAACAATTAAATTCAACGAACATTAAAAAAATGTTTACCAATTATTACATTGGAAACTATCAGCCCATTACTATTTTATCTTATGCACTAGACTATCATTTTTGGCAATTAAATCCGAAAGGATATAAAACAATAAATCTGCTATTTCATTTGCTTAATACGCTTTTAGTTTTCCAAATTGTAAACAGCATAAGTAAGCAAAAAAACATTTCGATTATTACAGCAGCGGTCTTTGCGCTGCATCCAATGCATGTAGAGTCGGTTGCGTGGATTTCGGAACGCAAAGATGTACTCTACTCGTTTTTCTATTTACTCTCCATTAAATTTTATTTATCCTATCTCAATACAAAAAAAATAATACAATTTATTTATGTACTTCTATTCTTTGTACTATCTATATTAAGCAAATCGGCAGCAATTACTCTTCCATTGGTATTAGCTTGTATTACGTGGTATCAGCAAAAAGAAAAACATTCTTTAAAAAATTATTTACCTATTGTACTGCTACTTCTTATTTCTATTGTATTTGGAGTTGTAGCAATCGATTCGCAAAAAGAAGCAGGTGCTACCAACATGGGGCCTCCATTTCCTATAACAGACCGACCTTTTCTTATTGCATACGCAATTCTTTTTTATGTAGTAAAATTTATTGCTCCAATTAATTTATGTGCAATGTATTATTACCCTGCCAAAGCAGATGGATTATTACCCGTGGAATATTACATTTCTGCACTCGCACTTATAGCACTTGGATGGTATATCTACAAAATAAAATTTCTAAAAAAAGAAATCCTGTTCGGCTTGCTATTTTTTCTGTTTTCCATATCGCTTACTATTCAATTAATTCCGATAGGGCGAACCATTGCAGCAGATAGATACTCGTATATACCCTTTATTGGACTTGGTTTTATTGTTGGCAACTTGTATCAACATTTTATAAAGAAAAAAATAATAGGATATGTAATAGCAGTTATTTTCCTTGTATTTACAGGTCTTACCTACCAACAAACGATGTTATGGAAAGATGTTACTGTATTGTTTTCGGATGTAATTAAAAAAAATCCGGAAGTAGCACATCCTTATTGGGTAAGAGCAGCGGTTGAAAGTGAGCTAAAACAATACGATGCGGCAATGAAAGATTTTAATGAAGGCATTAAATACGACTCCACTTTTGCAGAAGCATTTAATAATAGAGGCAACATTAGCTACAATTTAAAAGACTATGAAACTGCCATAAAAGATTATAGCAAAGCCATTGCCTTAGACTCAAACTATCAATTACCCTACAACAATAGAGCTTCCTGCAAAAGAAATATGAAAGATTATAAGGGAGCAATTGAAGATTACACCAAAGCCATAGAAAACGACAGCACCTTTTTTGTTGGGCTACACAACAGAGGATTGGTAAAATACACTCTACAAGATTACGAAGGAGCAATAAAAGATTTTGATAGAACCATTCAACTAAAACCAGATTATGCCGATGCTTATTCCAACAGAGGCGTGTCTTACTACTATTTAAAAAACTATCCGCTTGCGCTTGAAAATTACAATAAAGCAATTGAGCTGAATCCTAATTATAGCGAAGCATATAGCAACCGCGCTGCTGTAAAATATTACACAAACGACCTAAAAGGGGCTTGTGATGATTGGGGAAAAGCATTGCAATTAAACTTTTCCGGGGCTAAACAAATGTTAGACACATACTGTAAATAA
- a CDS encoding C40 family peptidase, which translates to MFGICKLSVVPCKAEPSHKSEMVTQLLFGETYQVLKEEEDWIHIKITFDNYECWIHKKQHTAITTEIAEQIAQSPLTIVSELIQPISCGIASMPITAGCSLPLVKGKDFKIADTEYQYEGAFKRIDFSSPKKKEVVEYAYLFLNSPYLWGGKSPFGIDCSGFTQLVYKLSGYKLPRDAYQQAELGTPLSFVDEGEPGDLAFFDNTEGKITHVGILLKNNKIIHSSGYVRIDNLDHQGIFNKELGKYTHNLRVLKRLF; encoded by the coding sequence GTGTTCGGAATTTGTAAACTGTCTGTAGTTCCTTGTAAAGCAGAACCATCGCACAAAAGCGAAATGGTGACACAATTGCTTTTTGGAGAAACGTACCAGGTACTTAAGGAAGAAGAAGATTGGATACACATAAAAATTACCTTTGATAACTATGAATGCTGGATTCATAAAAAACAACATACTGCCATTACTACTGAAATAGCCGAACAAATTGCACAATCTCCGCTAACTATTGTTTCTGAACTAATTCAACCTATAAGTTGCGGAATTGCATCTATGCCTATAACAGCAGGATGTTCGCTGCCTTTAGTAAAAGGAAAAGATTTTAAAATTGCTGATACCGAATACCAATACGAAGGCGCTTTTAAACGAATTGATTTTAGCTCTCCTAAAAAAAAGGAAGTTGTTGAGTATGCCTATCTTTTTTTAAATTCTCCTTATTTGTGGGGCGGTAAAAGTCCTTTTGGAATTGACTGCTCTGGCTTTACGCAATTGGTATATAAACTGTCGGGATACAAACTGCCCAGAGATGCATACCAACAAGCAGAACTAGGAACCCCGCTAAGCTTTGTAGATGAAGGAGAGCCGGGCGACTTAGCCTTTTTTGATAATACAGAAGGCAAAATTACACATGTAGGCATTTTGCTAAAAAACAATAAAATAATTCATTCTTCCGGCTATGTTCGCATAGATAATCTTGACCATCAAGGTATCTTTAACAAAGAACTTGGAAAATATACACACAACCTGCGTGTACTAAAACGGCTTTTTTAA
- a CDS encoding acetyl-CoA C-acyltransferase, with protein sequence MQEVYIVSAVRTPIGSFNGVLASLSATKLGAAAIKSALERIKLDPKEVNEVLMGNVLQANVGQAPARQAAIFAGLPNTVHCTTINKVCASGMKSIMLGAQSIMLGDNDVVVAGGMENMSQVPYYLDAARNGYRLGNGTIIDGLVKDGLTDVYNNYHMGNAAELCAKECNISREEQDAYAIESYKRSAAAWSAGKFANEIAAVEIPQKKGDALVVKEDEEYKNVKFEKLPELRPVFQKDGTVTAANASTLNDGAAALILMSKAKADKLGIKPLAIIRGYADAEQAPEWFTTAPSKALPRAIAKAGLKPSDIDFYEINEAFSVVSIANNKELNLDPKKVNINGGAVSLGHPLGASGARIVVTLLNVLKQNNAKYGAAGICNGGGGASALVIENV encoded by the coding sequence TTCAACGGAGTGTTAGCAAGCCTTTCGGCAACAAAACTAGGCGCAGCTGCCATAAAATCAGCATTAGAGCGCATTAAATTAGACCCAAAAGAAGTTAATGAAGTATTGATGGGGAATGTGCTTCAAGCCAACGTTGGTCAAGCACCTGCCAGACAAGCTGCTATTTTCGCAGGATTGCCGAATACTGTGCACTGCACCACTATTAATAAAGTATGTGCGTCCGGCATGAAATCAATCATGTTGGGAGCTCAATCGATTATGCTTGGCGATAATGATGTAGTAGTTGCAGGAGGAATGGAAAACATGTCGCAAGTTCCGTATTATTTAGATGCCGCAAGAAACGGATACAGACTTGGCAATGGAACAATCATTGATGGATTGGTAAAAGATGGCTTGACGGATGTGTACAACAACTACCATATGGGAAATGCAGCAGAGTTGTGTGCTAAAGAATGCAACATATCGAGAGAAGAACAAGATGCCTACGCCATAGAATCATACAAACGCTCGGCTGCAGCATGGAGTGCAGGCAAATTTGCCAATGAAATTGCAGCGGTAGAAATTCCGCAAAAAAAGGGAGATGCACTTGTAGTAAAAGAAGACGAAGAATATAAAAATGTAAAATTTGAAAAACTACCGGAATTAAGACCTGTATTTCAAAAAGACGGAACAGTAACTGCCGCAAATGCATCTACGCTAAACGATGGAGCTGCTGCCTTAATACTAATGAGCAAAGCAAAAGCAGACAAATTAGGAATAAAGCCGCTTGCAATTATAAGAGGATATGCCGATGCAGAACAAGCTCCGGAATGGTTTACAACAGCGCCTTCAAAAGCATTGCCTAGAGCAATTGCCAAAGCAGGATTGAAACCATCCGACATTGATTTTTATGAAATAAATGAAGCATTCTCCGTTGTATCTATTGCAAACAATAAAGAACTAAATCTAGACCCTAAAAAAGTAAATATAAATGGCGGTGCTGTTTCATTAGGACATCCGCTTGGTGCATCAGGCGCTAGAATTGTTGTAACATTATTAAATGTATTAAAGCAAAACAATGCTAAATACGGTGCTGCAGGTATTTGTAATGGTGGTGGTGGCGCTAGCGCATTGGTTATAGAAAATGTTTAA